The following coding sequences lie in one Metopolophium dirhodum isolate CAU chromosome 5, ASM1992520v1, whole genome shotgun sequence genomic window:
- the LOC132945897 gene encoding uncharacterized protein LOC132945897 isoform X2, which translates to MWKVVHFLNDNSVEPVPDYWLNRENNLCAWPNNNHLAKKMRNNRVKPNNFDFTNYKCRVLSQNILSLNEAINKANKAEYTSELSDIEKGAKNVKRKRKTECLNSDQVQPSKITKTAKRIFKKEGLSTSISKNQNDEQNKEYYSQDKNIFTQIDNEENSEISSAVSSVDDSDSDKDYLPNILQDESKDKDKDDFLQSTNYKFISNDDYSLIVEDKQLGHNQQNASAINTDSAAPTILKPGDDCDDVGSNLIHNAQTMMTTPPAPVKTSNDLKAVMSYLAYIKCEVNRISETQQEIIEILNNNNTQILQKNTDLLSCDNNETDYFVMNWPITDDDGLLDLENKMKDRIFYKLVVSELTRLGGKTLSRIINKMLKKVFDDTILIKFTYYGLRNKENFHTLSINKAIFDAVRKSKQKSVSDEEIIISIGKYMTGAKGRIEQQNIKNQ; encoded by the exons ATGTGGAAAGtcgttcattttttaaatgataactCAGTTGAGCCTGTACCAGACTATTGGCTCAATAGAGAAAACAATCTCTGTGCCTGGCCAAACAACAATCATTTGGCAAAAAAAATGAGGAACAATCGagtcaaacccaataattttgattttaccaATTATAAATGCAGAGTCCTGtctcaaaatattt TGTCCTTAAATGAAGCCATAAATAAAGCCAACAAAGCGGAATATACTTCAGAGTTATCAGACATTGAAAAAGGTGCTAAAAATGtcaaaagaaaaagaaaaactgAGTGTTTAAACAGCGACCAAGTTCAACcaa gtaaaattacaaaaactgctaagcgtatttttaaaaaagaaggcTTATCAACCAGTATTTCTAAAAATCAAAACGATGAacaaaataaagaatattattctcaggacaagaatatttttacacaaattgACAATGAAGAAAATTCAgaaatat CGTCTGCAGTATCATCAGTTGATGATTCAGACTCAGATAAAGACTACTTGCCAAATATTCTACAAGATGAAtctaaagataaagataaagatgatTTCTTACAATCAACGA attataagtttataagtaATGATGATTATTCCTTGATTGTTGAGGATAAACAATTAGGTCATAATCAACAAAATG cttctgCTATTAATACTGACTCTGCTGCTCCTACGATTCTTAAACCGGGGGATGATTGTGATGATGTTGGCTCAAATCTCATACACAATG CACAAACTATGATGACTACACCGCCAGCGCCGGTTAAGACTT CAAATGATCTTAAAGCAGTGATGAGCTACTTGGCATATATCAAATGTGAAGTGAATAGAATTTCCGAAACGCAGCaagaaataattgaaatactgaacaacaataatactcaaattttgcaaaaaaacaCTGATTTATTGAGCTGTGATAACAATGAAACAGACTATTTTGTAATGAACTGGCCAATTACTGATGATGATGGTCTTTTAgatcttgaaaataaaatgaaagaCAGAATCTTTTATAAACTAGTt GTTAGTGAGCTGACCAGGCTTGGAGGTAAAACTCTGTCAAGAATCATCAACAAGATGTTGAAGAAAGTTTTTGACGATACCATATTGATAAAGTTTACTTATTACGGTTTGAGAAACAAAGAAAATTTTCATACGCTATCCATTAATAAAGctatttttg ATGCTGTAAGAAAATCTAAACAAAAATCTGTTTCAGATGAGGAAATCATCATATCGATTGGGAAATATATGACTGGAGCTAAAGGCAGAATAGAACAACAAAACATCAAAAACCAATAA
- the LOC132945897 gene encoding uncharacterized protein LOC132945897 isoform X1, giving the protein MWKVVHFLNDNSVEPVPDYWLNRENNLCAWPNNNHLAKKMRNNRVKPNNFDFTNYKCRVLSQNILSLNEAINKANKAEYTSELSDIEKGAKNVKRKRKTECLNSDQVQPSKITKTAKRIFKKEGLSTSISKNQNDEQNKEYYSQDKNIFTQIDNEENSEISSAVSSVDDSDSDKDYLPNILQDESKDKDKDDFLQSTNYKFISNDDYSLIVEDKQLGHNQQNASAINTDSAAPTILKPGDDCDDVGSNLIHNVAQTMMTTPPAPVKTSNDLKAVMSYLAYIKCEVNRISETQQEIIEILNNNNTQILQKNTDLLSCDNNETDYFVMNWPITDDDGLLDLENKMKDRIFYKLVVSELTRLGGKTLSRIINKMLKKVFDDTILIKFTYYGLRNKENFHTLSINKAIFDAVRKSKQKSVSDEEIIISIGKYMTGAKGRIEQQNIKNQ; this is encoded by the exons ATGTGGAAAGtcgttcattttttaaatgataactCAGTTGAGCCTGTACCAGACTATTGGCTCAATAGAGAAAACAATCTCTGTGCCTGGCCAAACAACAATCATTTGGCAAAAAAAATGAGGAACAATCGagtcaaacccaataattttgattttaccaATTATAAATGCAGAGTCCTGtctcaaaatattt TGTCCTTAAATGAAGCCATAAATAAAGCCAACAAAGCGGAATATACTTCAGAGTTATCAGACATTGAAAAAGGTGCTAAAAATGtcaaaagaaaaagaaaaactgAGTGTTTAAACAGCGACCAAGTTCAACcaa gtaaaattacaaaaactgctaagcgtatttttaaaaaagaaggcTTATCAACCAGTATTTCTAAAAATCAAAACGATGAacaaaataaagaatattattctcaggacaagaatatttttacacaaattgACAATGAAGAAAATTCAgaaatat CGTCTGCAGTATCATCAGTTGATGATTCAGACTCAGATAAAGACTACTTGCCAAATATTCTACAAGATGAAtctaaagataaagataaagatgatTTCTTACAATCAACGA attataagtttataagtaATGATGATTATTCCTTGATTGTTGAGGATAAACAATTAGGTCATAATCAACAAAATG cttctgCTATTAATACTGACTCTGCTGCTCCTACGATTCTTAAACCGGGGGATGATTGTGATGATGTTGGCTCAAATCTCATACACAATG tagCACAAACTATGATGACTACACCGCCAGCGCCGGTTAAGACTT CAAATGATCTTAAAGCAGTGATGAGCTACTTGGCATATATCAAATGTGAAGTGAATAGAATTTCCGAAACGCAGCaagaaataattgaaatactgaacaacaataatactcaaattttgcaaaaaaacaCTGATTTATTGAGCTGTGATAACAATGAAACAGACTATTTTGTAATGAACTGGCCAATTACTGATGATGATGGTCTTTTAgatcttgaaaataaaatgaaagaCAGAATCTTTTATAAACTAGTt GTTAGTGAGCTGACCAGGCTTGGAGGTAAAACTCTGTCAAGAATCATCAACAAGATGTTGAAGAAAGTTTTTGACGATACCATATTGATAAAGTTTACTTATTACGGTTTGAGAAACAAAGAAAATTTTCATACGCTATCCATTAATAAAGctatttttg ATGCTGTAAGAAAATCTAAACAAAAATCTGTTTCAGATGAGGAAATCATCATATCGATTGGGAAATATATGACTGGAGCTAAAGGCAGAATAGAACAACAAAACATCAAAAACCAATAA